One genomic segment of Hymenobacter psoromatis includes these proteins:
- a CDS encoding bestrophin family protein gives MYVRKNLRARFVWQEYGWRPLLIFATYDALICLLYGPLDVHWLDIPWQPVALLGTAVAFYIGFKNNGSYDRFWEGRRLWGAVVNTSRVWTLQTFDFVRNLSGSYISATADLPATHRRLVYRHLAWCNALRLHLRRQTAERWDTDVAPFLENKAERALRSMANPPTHLLRCQSRELLDLHEQGLLTEFRHVEMMTTIQDLLDAQGACERIKNTPFPRQYAYFSYVFVWIFAALLPLGLVEEFDRRVALGSHHVWLMVPFAAIVSWVYNTIERVGHNSEDPFDNRENDVPITAICRSIEIDLRELLGETSPPRPVQPIEDVLY, from the coding sequence ATGTATGTTCGTAAAAACCTTCGTGCCCGGTTTGTTTGGCAAGAATACGGGTGGAGGCCTCTGCTCATCTTCGCCACCTACGACGCCCTAATTTGCCTGCTCTACGGGCCGCTTGATGTGCATTGGCTGGATATTCCGTGGCAGCCGGTGGCGTTGCTGGGCACGGCCGTAGCCTTTTACATCGGTTTTAAGAATAATGGTTCCTACGACCGCTTCTGGGAGGGCCGGCGCCTTTGGGGAGCCGTTGTGAATACCTCGCGGGTCTGGACCCTGCAAACGTTCGATTTTGTGCGCAACCTGTCGGGTAGCTACATATCGGCCACGGCCGACCTGCCCGCTACCCACCGCCGGCTGGTGTACCGGCACCTGGCCTGGTGCAACGCCCTGCGCCTGCACCTGCGCCGCCAAACCGCCGAACGCTGGGACACGGACGTGGCCCCTTTTCTCGAAAATAAGGCCGAGCGCGCGCTGCGCAGCATGGCCAACCCGCCCACCCACCTGCTGCGCTGCCAGAGCCGCGAACTGCTCGACCTGCACGAGCAGGGTCTGCTTACCGAGTTCCGGCACGTGGAAATGATGACTACCATTCAGGATTTGCTCGACGCGCAAGGCGCGTGCGAGCGCATCAAAAACACGCCCTTTCCGCGCCAATACGCCTACTTTAGCTACGTTTTCGTCTGGATTTTCGCGGCGCTGCTCCCCCTGGGCCTGGTCGAGGAGTTTGACCGCCGGGTGGCGCTCGGCTCCCACCACGTTTGGCTCATGGTGCCCTTCGCGGCGATTGTGAGCTGGGTCTATAACACCATTGAGCGGGTAGGCCACAACAGCGAGGACCCCTTCGATAACCGCGAAAACGACGTGCCGATAACGGCCATCTGCCGCAGCATCGAGATAGACCTGCGCGAGCTGCTGGGCGAGACAAGCCCGCCCCGCCCCGTGCAGCCCATCGAAGACGTGTTGTATTGA
- a CDS encoding MlaE family ABC transporter permease, which produces MLSGVKYTGPRPISAFGRFVLLMQSMVTRPERRQVLWQRTMEEAVDIGTDSVFIVGLVSTFIGAVTCVQIAYNMVNPLIPMSTVGFMVREMTILELAPTIISIVLAGKVGSAIAGSLGTMRITEQISAIDAMGINSASYLVLPRVLASLLVFPLLVILAMNLSILGGYLATQFSGSMTGADYIEGIRYSFKPYTILFSLIKSVVFAFLVSAISCYKGYTLRGGALEVGKASTAAVTNSIISILLADYALAALLL; this is translated from the coding sequence ATGTTAAGTGGCGTAAAATACACGGGCCCCCGGCCGATTTCGGCCTTTGGCCGGTTCGTGCTGCTGATGCAGAGCATGGTTACGCGCCCCGAGCGCCGGCAGGTGCTGTGGCAGCGCACGATGGAAGAGGCCGTGGATATTGGCACCGACTCAGTGTTCATTGTGGGGCTGGTTTCGACCTTTATCGGGGCCGTCACCTGCGTGCAGATTGCCTATAACATGGTCAACCCCCTCATTCCGATGAGCACGGTGGGCTTCATGGTGCGCGAGATGACCATCCTGGAGCTGGCCCCCACCATCATTTCCATCGTGCTGGCGGGCAAGGTGGGCTCGGCCATAGCGGGTAGCCTGGGCACGATGCGCATTACGGAGCAGATTTCGGCTATCGATGCGATGGGCATCAACTCGGCCTCCTACCTGGTGCTGCCGCGGGTGCTGGCCTCGCTGCTGGTGTTTCCGCTACTCGTCATCCTGGCCATGAACCTGAGCATCCTGGGCGGCTACCTCGCCACGCAGTTTTCGGGCTCCATGACCGGGGCCGACTACATTGAGGGCATTCGCTACTCGTTTAAGCCCTACACCATTCTTTTTTCCTTGATAAAGTCGGTGGTGTTCGCCTTTTTAGTGTCGGCCATCTCGTGTTATAAAGGCTACACGCTGCGCGGCGGCGCGCTCGAAGTGGGCAAGGCCAGCACGGCGGCCGTTACCAATTCCATCATCTCCATTCTGCTGGCTGACTACGCGCTGGCGGCTCTTCTACTTTGA
- a CDS encoding FUSC family membrane protein, giving the protein MRRRLTDFFFSQQFSDGLRTTLAVALPALAGLQLGQLDAGITAAIGALCLSITDTPGPLRHRRNGLLAALGLVFAGALLVGGLAPHRLALGVVFTALSFGLTMLLVWGARAGAVGSATLLGMVLTLAHPPADGLAGLRHAALLALGGIWYLLLVLLQGRVQPYRVAQQALGECLHAVAGFLQRKAAFYEAGTDLDDDYRRLVAQQVVVNEKQEAVRDLLFRTRQIVSESTSTSRRLVLTFTETVDLYEHIAAGYYDYAALRAAFGHTGVLADMQALLSRLATDLDYLGSAILANRPTGSPPPDRQPELARLQARLAALPPDVGASTLVLKKILLNLRDVSQRVGSIRRYFDEAQAAALPPDPGRAASHAQFVARQELQWRAFGQNLTLGSSVFRHAVRMAVACAVAFAVAELLWHGAHNYWILMTVTFMLKPGFSLTRERNTQRIAGTLLGGALGVLVLWLVPGGNVRFGLLLGFMVVAYSFQRTKYLVTVVFLTAYLLILFSFLGLGYLGVMEERLTDTVLGCAIALATAYLLFPRWEGEQLPDLLAATLRANLAYLRQLAERLAGREVLPTTYRLLRKDVYVASANLAAAFQRMLSEPRRTRRRPTEVHQFVVLNHILSSNISAITTGWEEAGPAAALPPASRRALVRAEAALSRSLTRLTTTAPAPTPPPPPDAAEAPAAPEAAGPLAEQLDFLQKVSADLSRVTAALAA; this is encoded by the coding sequence ATGCGCCGCCGCCTGACGGATTTTTTCTTCAGCCAGCAGTTTTCGGATGGGCTGCGCACGACGCTGGCTGTGGCGTTGCCAGCGCTGGCGGGCCTGCAATTGGGGCAGCTGGATGCGGGCATCACGGCTGCCATTGGGGCGCTGTGCCTGAGCATTACCGACACGCCGGGGCCGTTGCGGCACCGGCGTAACGGACTGCTGGCGGCCCTGGGGCTGGTGTTTGCGGGGGCGCTGCTAGTGGGCGGGCTGGCTCCCCACCGCCTGGCGTTGGGCGTGGTCTTCACGGCCCTGAGCTTCGGGCTCACCATGCTGCTGGTGTGGGGCGCACGAGCCGGAGCGGTGGGCTCAGCTACGCTGTTAGGCATGGTGCTCACGCTGGCCCACCCGCCCGCCGATGGGCTTGCGGGCCTGCGGCACGCCGCGCTGCTGGCGCTGGGGGGCATCTGGTATTTGCTGCTGGTGCTGTTGCAGGGCCGGGTGCAGCCCTACCGGGTGGCGCAGCAGGCGCTGGGCGAATGCTTGCACGCTGTGGCGGGCTTTCTCCAGCGGAAGGCCGCATTTTACGAGGCGGGCACCGACCTGGACGACGACTACCGCCGCCTGGTGGCGCAGCAGGTGGTAGTGAATGAAAAGCAGGAGGCCGTGCGCGACCTGCTCTTCCGCACCCGCCAGATTGTGAGCGAAAGCACCAGCACCAGCCGCCGCCTGGTGCTCACCTTCACCGAAACGGTAGACCTCTACGAGCATATTGCGGCGGGCTACTACGACTACGCGGCCCTGCGCGCGGCCTTCGGCCACACGGGCGTGCTGGCTGACATGCAGGCCCTCCTTAGCCGCCTCGCCACCGACCTCGATTACCTAGGTAGCGCCATTTTGGCCAACCGCCCGACCGGCAGCCCGCCGCCCGACCGGCAGCCCGAGCTGGCGCGCCTGCAAGCTCGTCTCGCCGCCCTACCCCCCGACGTAGGCGCGAGCACCCTGGTCCTGAAGAAAATACTACTCAACCTGCGCGACGTGAGCCAGCGCGTGGGTAGCATCCGGCGCTATTTTGACGAGGCGCAGGCCGCCGCCCTACCCCCCGACCCCGGCCGGGCGGCCAGCCACGCGCAGTTCGTGGCGCGGCAGGAGCTGCAATGGCGGGCCTTCGGCCAAAACCTGACGCTGGGCTCGTCGGTGTTTCGGCACGCCGTGCGCATGGCCGTGGCTTGCGCCGTGGCCTTCGCGGTGGCCGAGCTGCTCTGGCACGGCGCGCACAACTACTGGATTCTGATGACGGTGACGTTCATGCTCAAGCCCGGCTTCAGCCTCACCCGTGAGCGCAATACGCAGCGCATTGCGGGCACGCTGCTGGGCGGCGCGCTGGGCGTGCTGGTGCTGTGGCTGGTGCCGGGCGGCAACGTGCGCTTCGGGCTGCTGCTGGGGTTTATGGTGGTAGCCTATTCGTTTCAGCGCACCAAGTACCTGGTTACGGTGGTGTTCCTCACGGCCTACTTACTCATTCTATTTAGCTTTTTAGGGCTGGGTTATTTAGGCGTAATGGAGGAGCGCCTCACCGATACGGTGCTCGGCTGCGCCATCGCGCTGGCTACGGCCTATCTGCTGTTTCCGCGCTGGGAGGGCGAGCAGCTACCCGACTTACTAGCCGCCACCCTGCGTGCCAACCTGGCCTACCTGCGCCAGCTGGCCGAGCGCCTGGCTGGCCGCGAGGTGCTGCCCACTACCTACCGCCTGCTGCGCAAAGATGTGTACGTGGCCTCGGCCAATCTGGCGGCGGCCTTTCAGCGGATGCTCTCGGAGCCGCGTCGCACTCGCCGCCGCCCCACTGAAGTGCACCAATTTGTGGTATTAAACCACATTTTGTCTTCCAATATCTCAGCCATCACTACCGGCTGGGAAGAAGCCGGCCCCGCCGCCGCCCTACCCCCCGCCAGCCGCCGCGCCCTAGTGCGCGCCGAGGCCGCCCTCAGCCGCAGCCTGACTCGCCTCACCACCACCGCGCCGGCCCCTACCCCCCCGCCGCCGCCCGATGCTGCCGAAGCCCCCGCTGCCCCCGAAGCCGCCGGCCCGCTGGCCGAGCAGCTGGATTTTCTGCAAAAAGTAAGCGCCGACCTGAGCCGCGTGACGGCGGCGCTGGCGGCGTAA